Proteins from a genomic interval of Desulfofustis limnaeus:
- the dsrP gene encoding sulfate reduction electron transfer complex DsrMKJOP subunit DsrP, whose protein sequence is MIEKTLKGKPAYWIWLAILGTCIAIGWACYFRQYVFGLGLTGMSRDVSWGLYISQFTFLVGVAAGGLMLVLPYYIHNYKAFGRITILGEFLAISALVMCLMFIMADLGQPLRGLNVIFYPTPQSMLFWDMCVLWGYLLLNILCGWVILTAERKQVPPPKWIYFFVAISIPFAVSIHTVTAMLYCGLPGRHFWLSAIIAPRFLASAFAAGPSLILLACLVMRKFANFDAGKEAIQKLTTIIMYAVIINTFFFLLEFFVGYYSEVPGHIHSLQYLFFGLEHDGHVYNNLVPFMWTATLFNFAGLGILAYMKIFKVFDYRLVGTAAALIFLALWADKGLGFVFAGFVPNPLEEVTEYIPTLNELGITLGIWATGFFLLTLLYKIAVGVEHEVEA, encoded by the coding sequence ATGATTGAAAAGACTCTCAAAGGAAAACCGGCCTACTGGATCTGGCTTGCCATTCTCGGCACCTGTATCGCCATCGGCTGGGCCTGCTATTTCAGACAATATGTATTCGGCCTCGGGCTGACCGGCATGAGCCGAGACGTTTCCTGGGGCCTCTACATCTCCCAGTTCACCTTCCTGGTCGGCGTTGCCGCCGGAGGTCTGATGCTGGTGTTGCCCTATTATATCCACAACTACAAGGCCTTCGGCAGGATCACCATCCTTGGCGAATTTCTCGCCATTTCGGCCCTGGTCATGTGTTTGATGTTCATCATGGCCGACCTCGGTCAACCGTTGCGCGGACTTAACGTCATTTTCTACCCGACCCCGCAATCGATGCTGTTCTGGGATATGTGCGTGCTCTGGGGCTATCTGCTGCTGAACATCCTGTGCGGTTGGGTCATCCTCACCGCCGAGCGCAAGCAGGTGCCGCCGCCGAAATGGATCTACTTCTTCGTGGCCATCTCCATCCCCTTTGCCGTTTCCATTCATACGGTCACCGCCATGCTGTACTGCGGTCTGCCGGGACGGCATTTCTGGTTGTCGGCGATCATCGCCCCCCGCTTCCTGGCCTCCGCCTTTGCCGCCGGTCCCTCGTTGATCCTGCTGGCCTGCCTGGTCATGCGAAAATTTGCCAACTTCGACGCCGGCAAGGAAGCCATCCAGAAGCTGACGACGATCATCATGTATGCGGTGATCATCAACACCTTCTTCTTCCTACTCGAGTTCTTCGTCGGCTATTACTCGGAAGTACCGGGGCACATCCACAGCCTCCAGTACCTGTTCTTCGGCCTCGAGCATGACGGCCATGTGTACAACAACCTGGTGCCCTTCATGTGGACGGCAACCCTGTTCAACTTCGCCGGCTTGGGCATCCTCGCCTACATGAAGATCTTCAAGGTGTTCGATTATCGTTTGGTGGGCACCGCTGCCGCGCTGATCTTCCTGGCGCTGTGGGCAGACAAGGGACTCGGATTCGTCTTCGCCGGCTTCGTACCGAATCCGCTGGAAGAGGTGACCGAATATATCCCGACCCTAAACGAGTTGGGGATTACCCTTGGTATCTGGGCTACCGGTTTCTTCCTGTTGACGCTGCTCTACAAGATAGCTGTCGGTGTCGAGCACGAGGTAGAAGCCTGA
- a CDS encoding prepilin peptidase yields MEHYLLGYLAAFALGAVIGSFLNVVILRLPQQGASVVFPASHCPQCRTPLFWYENIPIVSYLLLRGKCSHCGVSISLQYPVVELLTGLMAMAVLARFGPTPTAAVFFLFCAALITIIWIDIHHQIIPDLISLPGIGIGFLFSFVSSFIGWQDSLLGLLAGGGFFYLISLGYYLIRKQEGLGGGDIKLLAMLGAFLGWQSLLFIIFASSVTGSIAGLIAMRSQKKGGSTRIPFGPFLAVSGLAYLFFRPQINDLFLLYLNTLS; encoded by the coding sequence ATGGAACACTACCTGCTCGGCTATCTTGCCGCCTTTGCCTTGGGGGCTGTCATCGGCAGCTTCCTCAACGTGGTTATTCTTCGTTTGCCGCAACAAGGGGCCTCGGTCGTCTTTCCCGCGTCCCACTGCCCCCAGTGTCGGACGCCGTTGTTTTGGTACGAGAATATTCCGATCGTTTCCTATCTGCTGTTGCGCGGTAAATGTTCCCACTGCGGGGTTTCCATCTCCCTGCAGTACCCGGTTGTCGAACTGCTCACCGGATTGATGGCCATGGCGGTACTGGCCCGGTTTGGCCCGACGCCCACCGCAGCCGTCTTCTTTCTCTTCTGCGCCGCCCTGATAACTATAATCTGGATCGATATCCATCACCAGATAATACCAGACCTGATTAGTCTGCCGGGGATCGGAATCGGGTTTCTCTTTTCGTTTGTTTCTTCGTTCATCGGCTGGCAGGATTCATTGCTCGGCCTGCTCGCCGGAGGTGGTTTCTTCTATTTGATTTCGCTGGGCTATTATCTGATTCGCAAGCAAGAGGGTCTTGGCGGCGGCGACATCAAGTTGTTGGCCATGCTCGGCGCCTTTCTCGGCTGGCAATCTCTGTTGTTTATCATCTTCGCCAGTTCCGTGACCGGCTCGATCGCCGGCTTGATTGCGATGCGCTCGCAAAAAAAGGGGGGGTCGACCCGGATCCCCTTCGGTCCGTTCCTGGCGGTAAGCGGGCTGGCATATCTCTTTTTCCGGCCGCAGATCAACGATCTCTTCCTCTTGTACCTGAACACCCTGAGCTGA